The DNA segment TAAGTGTATTTGAACAAACCTAGGGGTTAAAAACATAAATTAGGGGGTAGAGGGGAGGCAAAAATAGTCATTTTTTGCTATTGCcaatgactattttttaaaaataacttttGACTAACAGTAAAAAAATGGCTACATTTTAAAATAATATCTTAAGGGTACCGGTTTCGTACCGGACCAGTATCGGTCAGGTACCTTAAGGGTACTAACCAGACCGGTTCTACTAGTACTTTTTACGGTACCCTCCTAGTCCCCTTACCCTTTACCCAAATCCCCTACCCTTACCTCCAATTCGGATATGTATGGTGCGGTACTGGTACCAATTCGGGTAATACCCTACCCTTAGTGGGTCAAAACTTGCCATGCCTGCCCCACCCCAATTGCCATCTCTAATTCGGGAATTGAGGGAGATAGGGGCCGAAATGGAGATAATTTTGGGCCGATCCACAGCTTCTTAACAGTAAAAATGGCATGAGGTAGCCACTATTTAAGGTGGTATTTATTTTATATCCAATAATTCTAATGTTGagcaaaaatagtcactattctattaaaattaatatgaaaagatatttttaccctttcttccatTGCTTTTCTTCCTAAGCCCTCGCTTCTCTCTCTCAAGTTCGATAACTATTGTTGGAATGAGAAGGAGGTGTCTCGTCTTTGTCAGATTCTTCAAGGGgatcatcagggtgatttttggcatttttctgcacgagtttttgttttttggttaaaTTTAGGGAAGCCATTTGATAAACGGAGAGAGGAAGAAATGTTTTTTGAactgttttgatttttgattggaatcttttgtttttattttcaagttGAGTACCAGTTAAATACTAAAGCATCAATGAAACTAATCGACAGAAAAACTTGTAGAAATGGCGTGGGtgttgtttaaaggatttggtccttaacttagagttacaaacaTAGAAATTAAGGAtatgtagtccttaacttagagttacaagcacagaaattaaAGAAAGGTAGTCCTAAATTTAGAgttacaagctcaaaagttaaggacacttggtcctaaacttagactaagaagctcaaaagttaaggacaataggtcttgaacttacaattacaagttcaaaagttaaggacacttgctcctgaacttagactaacaagctcaaaagttaaggacaataggtcctggaCTTAGATttacaagttcaaaaattaaggacaagtagtccttaacttagagttacaagtacagaaattaaggacaggtggtcctgaacttcgagttcaaagttcaaaagttaaggacatgtagtcctgaacttagagttacatgttcaaaagttaaggacatgtagtcctgaagtcatgaacttagagttacaagttcaaaagttaagaacacttGGTCCTCAACTTTATGAGCAGAAGGGTGTTTTCGTCCGGGCAGGTAaaatttattaaagcagtggctaaagactaaagatattttaaatacaatggcttaaaagtaaatacatgtgttattaatGGCTAACATGTACTTGCCGCTTCTTAACAACTATGAATTTGGGCCGATCCAAAAAGCTATCTAATTGAAGAAAACAATAAGAACAAAATATTAAAAAAGCATTGTAATTAACAGCTAACATAGACCTACCGTTCAACTTCATAGATCAATGATCACTTTTTTGGTGTAGAAAATCACAGATCAGAATTGAGTTTGAAGTTAAATCCTCCTCCTTTCTCTAACAGATAAAACTGATATGTGCTAAAATTCATAACAAAATTGTGATTTATACGTTGTTATATATCACAATTTTGTAGATTTCTTTGACTCATGTCTCTACTGAATCAACTCTTCAACAGGGGACTTCAAGGCTCAAAATGGTCAGTCAAAGACTCCATCTTTTTCTCTATCAAGAATTTAATTGATATATTTATTTGAATTCTTGGTTCATATGTAAGAAAAGGTAAGAGCTTAATGTTTATAGGCTTTTTAATTTCCTGAGATTTCAAATGGGTTGTGCAATTTGAGGGTATAAACAACTTTTAAGCTGCAATAATTCGTTTACATGAATCTGTTAATGTTTTGTTGAATCACAATTGATCTCATTAGATTGGAGTAGTATCCTTTAATGCTATAGTTAATCTTTCCATATAGCTTATAATGTTACAAACCAATTTTACTAATTATTCTTGTGACTATTAGAGAATGTAGAAAATTTCTAGCTTCAAAGAACACCTAATTAATCCGTAAAGAGAAATTACTAAGCATTGGAATGAAACTGGTCTGAATGAAGCAAAATGGTTAACGAGGATTCATAGTGCTGACCCCAACTAGTTCGGGAGTGAGGCTTAGTTGATGATATATTCTTGTGACTCTATCTGTGAATGTAACTATTGATATTGGTGGATGGTTTTGTAGCAAGACATGCTTGACCTTGGCGATTTCACGAATCAAATTATTACAAAACAAGAGAGATGCACAGCTCAAACTTATGCGCAAAGAGATAGCCCAATTTCTGCAGGCTGGCCAGGAAGCCATAGCTCGAATCAGGGTAGAAATTCTGGGATACTTGTACTTGTTAATCATTCCATTTACATATTCCTCTAACTGGTATTCCTCTGATTCAGGTTGAGCATATCATACGTGAGCAAAATGTATGGGCTGCTTATGAGATTTTGGAGTTGTTCTGCGAGTTCGTTTATGCTCGCGTGCCTATACTCGAAAGCCAAAAGTAAGTTATTTGTGGCTGGAGTTTGCTTTTCTCAAAGCAATGAAGTTTCATTACTTATTAGGTCTGCGACTCTGCGTTTTAATGACATTATTTAGCCAATTGAGATTAGGAGATGTTTTGTATTGGCAAATGTGGTTTATGTTCGTTGCGCTTTGTTTGCCAGAGACTTCACTGAGTACCTTTCTTcttgccttttctttttctcctttgaaCAATTTGCCTATTCTCAGCTTAAAATAGCTTCAGATACCACTTTTTAAAAAGGAAACAAATTAGCTTCAGATACCCTTTTCAAGTTAATTTATTCACCCCTCACCTAAGTATAATATATGCAAGGTTATGCAGTTATTTTCTTGTTCTCCTCATTCAATTTCAGGGTTGGGGCGTGGGGGAGGGCGTTGTTGTAGGAGTATCCCCTTCCAATTAAACAAATATCTTCCACATGCTTTCTCCTCTAGGCTTCAATAGTTCTTTAAAAGTCTAATACTGTATATGCTTATTTATTTTTCTACTAACGATCAGTGCTACTTACCCAGATGAATTACTTTAGTAGTTTCTCTAAAACAATGAAAAGATGATTTAAACCCCATGCCCGCGGCTTTCTTTCTCTTCAAAAAGTTGAGGAAAGATGTGGACTCTTAGGTATTCAGAAAGAATGTTTTCCTTCTGTTTATTGAATTACCAGCTTTCAGAGGAAAATTAGGTAGCATTTGGTTAAAATAAGCCCTTTTGGCACGGGGAAAGCGCAAGAGGAGGAGCATAGTGCTGCCTCAGGAATGGATTCCCTGTGGCGAAGTGAAAGAGAAATATAGATAAAATTTATGCATACAGGTCCTTTATAGTAAGCTATATGTGAAAATATTGTTTTGTTATACGACATATTAGTATAGGAAGGCTTATACAATATCTGAAAACCAAATGAACTATTTTTTACAAGCTGTAACCTCAAGAGAGGTTTCTGTGTTTAACCCTCGTCACATTAGTACACATCCTTAACTAGCTCTAAATGTTGAATGCCCTTTCAGATTTTGACCAATGACTACTCCTGCAACATGACATGATACAACTGTTGGCTGTACAATCTTTCCGCTCTATCTAAATCTTAAGCTTCTGTCTCTCCATTTATTGTCATCTCTTCTTCTTTTGCAGCTATCCTTATTCTTGTTTCCTTTAATTTCAGCCTTTAGCACCAATATCATTTGCAAGCATTCATCTCTACAACAATCCTTAATCCCAATCTAGTTGAAATCAGCTATGTATATTCTCAATATACATTCTGATGTATGGTCCCCGGGGCTTTGGTCTTTGGTCTAGTGATAAGAGCTCAAGGTGAATTAGCCGCGTGTCATGGGTTCAAATCCTGTCACAGACAAAAGCCTGGAATATAAGTGGAGAAGGGTGATAGACAGGCCCATCATCCGCTGAGTTTCAGACCGTGCACCACAAGCTCTCGGAGATCTCTTggtttttttaatatatatataaaattcattCTGCCTTATGTGGGTCCATTTTTTCCAATACTCAATAATTTCTCAATTCTATCAAATTACGGTTTTTTTAGAACTAGGGATTCTTTAAAATTCACACTTAATCTCTAGCCTGACATGCAATATCTAAACAAACTAGTAAAAGATGCTACCTAGTGTCCCAACAAGGACTAAACCGACTATGCAGATACTTCGCTTCCATTGTGTTTAGTTGTTCGTTAAATCCGCATATATTTCAAGCGGTAGGTCCTTTGAGATGCCTTCCTCCATGTAATTTTAGGTCTATCTCGTTCCCCTTTTAGTGTCCTTAGTCATCATAGTGTAACTCTTACGTATCGATGCATTTAGAGTTTTACATAGAGTAGACATGATCAAATCATCTTAAATGACTTTAAATTTACCTGCACCTTGGTCAAGTGTTATCTTTGGGCAGTTAAATTTATATCTTACGGCAAGCGTATGATCCTTCGCCAACTTGAACTTTTTGCCGAGGTTCGGTGACCTTGTTCCTTCATAAATGGCAAAATCTAAGTTGACCACCTAAGTAGTCTCTTTAAAGTCCTTTTATTTGACCTAGTAGGTGAAGAATGTAAGGTCCCACTAGGGAAAACACGTTATTAAGCAAGAATAGCTACATCTTCTCCCTTAGGCAGTTGCACGTTTCTACAAACTCATGTCCAGTGGTTTATTATTTACTGCAGCTGTCTAGTGGACACAAGAGTTTGTCTAATTAGTTTCTATAAACTAAAATCTATATGTGATGAAATCTTGCAAATATCTCTTTTGGTGTGTATCAGAGAATGTCCTTCGGAGTTACGGGAAGCTGTTGCAAGTATAATCTTTGCAGCTCCAAGATGTTCAGATTTGCCAGATTTATTGCATGTCAGGAATCTATTTGCGGCCAAATACGGAAAGGAATTCATAGCCGCCGCATCTGAGCTTCGGCCTGATACAAGTGTTAACCGTACAGTTAATTAGCTCTCCTGTCTTCTCCATTGTGTTAATTGTATACTTGCAGGGTTGACTATTTTAAACTGAATTTAATTCTTTGAATATTCAGATTGTTGAGAAACTTTCAGTCAGTGCTCCATCAGCTGAAATAAAGCTTAATGTATTAAAGGAAATTGCAAGAGAGTACAATGTGGAATGGGATTCTTCTAACACAGAAGAAGAATTGCGTAAAAAGCCAGAGGACCTTTTGGTACTTTCCTTTGTTAAATCTTCTAGTTGTATGTATGTCTTAAATGTTTAGTACTCCATTAGAAGCTTGATCATTGTCTTAATTAGGGGTAGGGTCCATGGTCCATCTCTATTTTCTTCTGGAGTTCGCGACTTGCTTTTGCTTGTATGTGATGTTAATGATATGTCTAACATTTGTTATGCACAAACTCAAGAATGACAGGTTTAGCGTTTGTTACTGGACAGTAATCATATAAAGCATGCAATATGCTATGACATGGGTCTGACACCTAGCTGCTCGTTACATATACACGCATGTTTTGCAAAAGGGAAGGAGTTTAAAGTTCTGTAACTGGTTCTTAATGATATGTCTAACATTTGTTATGCACAAACTCAAGAATGACAGATTTAGCGTTTGTTACTGGACAGTAATCATATAAAGCATGCAATATGCTATGACATGGGTCTGACACCTAGCTGCTCGTTACATATACACGCATGTTTTGCAAAAGGGAAGGAGTTTAAAGTTCTGTAACTGGTTCTTATGCTGACACAGTGGAAACAATCTCTTAAATTGGTCAAAACCAGCCTTCAGCAATAGAAATTAGTTCTCGAGATTTGCTTGAACTAACATTAATGAACATTCAGAAGGATCATTTCCACAATATTTCACCATGTGTTGGGACATTATTGATTTAGACATTTAGTCAATTCtagtacccccccccccccgagtcCCGGACTGTTGGTCTTCTAgtgttttttatttttgtttttaaccTGATATATTATCTGATGCCGTGATAATGCATGATGTAGAATGGACCAAAGCAAATTGCTACACCTGCTCAGGCATCTGTAGAACCAAACACTCGTGATCATCCACCAACTTCTGAAAATACTGTGCCGTCTCGAAATGGCAATCCGGGAGCTAGAAAACTTGAATCTCCAACTTCTGTAACTGAAGCACCTCTATGGCCTAATAAACCATCACTTGGTGACAGCAGTTTGGGCGCACCAAAAGATATAAAGAAGGATACAAGACCAGAAACATCTGATGTATTGGAGAGAGCTCGTGCTGCTATTTCTGCTGCAGAGCGTGCATCTGCTGCTGCCCGACTTGCTGCAGATTTGGTCAACGTCAAGTTCAGTTCTTCAAACATAGAGGATGGCAAGAATTAGTGAAGTTGTTAATTCGACTTTAGATCTGAGGTTTAAGGCCTTTTTCCCTATGTGTGTGTGCGAGAGAGAGGGAGAGCAATAGGATCCTAATTCTAATTTTATCATTATGGCAGCTTCTTGGATGAGACACTGTTATAGAAGAAAAAGGCACACAATAAGTTGTTGATTCACTTCCTCGCTCCATCCTGATGTATATTTTGTATGAGTATCGGAATTATGTTTATACATATCTTGGTGTTTTTCTTATTCTCGAGTGACCAGTTTAGAAGTAGATTATTGTTTGTAAAATATGAAGTGTAACAATTCTGAGTTTCATTGCTTATGTAAAACCTTAGCTTACTTCATTCTCAAACCTCATCTTTCAGTTGGCATCGAGCATGTATACCACTTGTGAATATGTGAACAGCAAGGTTCAATTCAACTAGTCCTTGCTCTTGGATGAATTTTTCTTGTCATGTTTTGGCTGCTAGTCTGCTACATATATAGTGTTGGTTATACAGAGATTTTCACACTCATTTAGTATGAGAATCATCTGGCTTATTCTCTTATCCATCATTTGATTAGCCAAGTACATTAATCTGGAAACCGGAATTACTTATGGTGATCTCCATTTACTGAATTGCTCATcttaaaaaggaaaagagaaagaaagtagTTATTCCATGGCAAGATGATACTGTTTCTTGAATGAATTTTCTGATAACAAAGAGAATATAGTGAGCATTAGGTCACAGCTAATATGTCCCAAGAatatttggattttttgtttttttttgtgtgaAGTTGGGTTATGACTGAAGCTGCTTATCGACATAAGGagaatgagaaaaaaaaaaaaagaagctgcACTATTTTTCGATTAAACATTTTCTGATAACAAAGAGAATAAAGTTAGCACTAGTTCACAGTTAATATGCTTCCAGTGATTGAGGAACTCCTAACATCATGTACAATATTATTCTGCTGAGTACGATAAAACTTTAGGTGTTATTACATGCTAGTTTCAGGATAAAAAGGGAACTCAAGTTAAGGAATTGGAGTGTTATTACATGCTAGTTTCGCGATTGAAGTTAAGCAGAGGGATCCTGGCAATGTTTGTAAAAAGGAAGAATATTACATGCATATAGCTATGTGTGAGTGACAGTTTTGAAATTTAATTGGTCTGTTCGGTCCATTTAAAGCTGTGATTTATATATACATGAATTAGGTACATGGCTTCGTTGGTGATTTCCTAAGAAATCAGTTTCAATGTAAAAGGAAGATGAAATCTGGCTTATTGCACCACATGAAGAAAACCCCACCCACATTCTCATCAATTCTCCCTTCtaaaacaacaaaaatgaaaagctAAAACGAGGACTCGTTTTTCGACAACATTCCTCCTCTGTTATAGTATATCTTTTATGCTAGAGGAATGACGTCTTACTTTGTGCAATAGTAGAattgcattatatatatatatagtttgagCTCACATGATTATTTTGGCAGCAGTAATATTCATCATACTAAAGTGATCCAACATAATTGTTCCCTCGCTCATAATGCGTGCCAGTGTAGTGTGTACACTTCCTCCCGGACATGCATGATCATTGAACTATCTTTCAATTTCAGTAAAGTCATCCAAGTATTTTTTTATCACTTAAAATTAACTAAACTTTATAATTGtcatttaaaaattatttacCTCAAATTTCTACCATAAATATGACATGACATAAATTTTAATAagaaaaattcaaagaaaatgccaCATAAGCTTAAATGGGTCATACCCACTTTAGATCCATGTCTCCCTTAATATGACTTACCCAAACTCCAAATGGGTTTCAATAGCCAGCGCAAGTAGCAACATCTGCTGTTCTAAATCCAAATCAAGATGGTGATCGGTAATCTTTAATTTGTAAGTaaactctttttctttaattcgtgtggTTTTGCAATGGTATGCGCCAATTCACAAGAATCACAACTCAAGTGTTTGGTTTAGTAGTCAAGTTTGAGGCAGCTGGTTATTCTTTGACTGTTTTGCTGCCTGGCCGAAAGAAGTGGCTAAAGCTATCCATAGCCAAGAACCTCGACCGAGCTGAGGAATATTAATTTTGCCAAGGAATTAAAGAGCTGTATCTGACTCAGCTGATCCTTCTTCTGCTCGAGTCGAAACATATGTTAGCAACAAATATTTGATGCTGTTGTCACTTTAGAAAGGGATGTAAAGCAAAATTCTTAAATCTTAGTACTCCTATTCTTTTTTCTTCTCCTATGGTTCCAAAATATAATTccttttgccttttttttttttctgttttcccACAGCTTTGGATTCTATGTCAATTTGTTGATTTATTCAAATTGGACGTGGTCCAAATGAGAAAACTTTGTAACCTTTCAGACTTTCAGAAGACAATAGATTAACATTAGTCAAAACAGAATTAGTCACTTGTGAGTTATGTAACTTTCACATCTTTCGTTTTCTGCTGTTTTGATCATCCTacgttttttctatttttttgtttccCGTCCAGAGTCCGGTACCCTATTGGAGTCCGAATATATCCGGATTCGAGCCGTGTAAAGGCCCATTCGGGGGAAGAGTTCCCTACCAAAAATTTATAATTTTTCATACCCAGGGCTCGAACACGAAACCTCTGGTTAAGGAAAAAACAGTAACACATGTTTGGTGGTTACTCATCCTACTTAGGTACAACGCTCatgtctgttttttttttcttcttctttttaaactTAGGTTACTAATTTATGCAACCCCGCAAATAGGAATAAATGCGAGTCTTAGAAACGATTGGGTAAGGGAAATGTATAAaggttttttctttccttttgtatTTTTCCCGTTCCTAGTATTGTctgtttattatttattttcacagCGATCCGGCCACACATATAAAAGTATATAATATCTTTATGTGTGTATGTACATTATAAATTTAATTTGCATGTAATATACTCAAACCAAGTCTGCGTTTATTGTACTAAAGAACTACTCCCGCCGATCCCAAATATTGGTCGATTTGTCAAATTGAGTTTGTTCCACAAtatttaaagttaattatttTATAGAAATAAGAAGTCATTTCTTACTTATTTTTTCTTCAAGTGTGTCCTTACTGTCCTAATTAGTGAAATGTTAATCGAAGTTAGATTTATAAGAAGTTATAAAGAATAGTTTAGCTAAATATTCTTATGACTAAAACTGTTAAATATCTTTCTTAAAGGTCGTGCAAAATCAGAAAACAAGTAATATGGACCACAGGTAGTAGTATATTGATTGACTAAAATTCTTCGTGTATAATTAATCAAGCCTCGTCCATGAGGATTGCGAGGTAATTTTGCTTTAAACGTAGCTTATTTTTTCAGACATGGACATATGATTTAAAGTTTAAGAGTTTGGAACTTTAATCCTTTTAAGTTATCGTGTTATAAATTATTCATATTAAATGAATTTCTTTAAACATATATGGGCTTGAACTAGAGTTAATAGGTTCAGCTGACTCATAACTTATTTCTTACtgtctaaaaaaagaaaaaaaaaagaaaaaaatcataaggtcattattttttaattttttttttgggttttctctTTAAGCTATTCATTGTGCATTTTACTTTGAGAATTTTTAACTAGGACGTTAGGACATTATAGTCATGCCAACCTAAAGATTTTTCAGAGACAGACTTTTGTATTGGCCAAACACGGAAC comes from the Nicotiana sylvestris chromosome 4, ASM39365v2, whole genome shotgun sequence genome and includes:
- the LOC104249452 gene encoding uncharacterized protein, coding for MSLLNQLFNRGLQGSKCKTCLTLAISRIKLLQNKRDAQLKLMRKEIAQFLQAGQEAIARIRVEHIIREQNVWAAYEILELFCEFVYARVPILESQKECPSELREAVASIIFAAPRCSDLPDLLHVRNLFAAKYGKEFIAAASELRPDTSVNRTIVEKLSVSAPSAEIKLNVLKEIAREYNVEWDSSNTEEELRKKPEDLLNGPKQIATPAQASVEPNTRDHPPTSENTVPSRNGNPGARKLESPTSVTEAPLWPNKPSLGDSSLGAPKDIKKDTRPETSDVLERARAAISAAERASAAARLAADLVNVKFSSSNIEDGKN